The genomic DNA atattatgacggtccaggTAAACCCATCAAACCCATCCAAAAAAGTGGGTTGGGTTAGGTggatatggttttaaaaaatgaaaaacccataaaaaataatgggttTTTGGGTAAAACCGGACCCATACCCAATAAACCAACTTACCCAATAAtttccaaattttaatttcattttcatagggaggaagaagaataacaaatgttttgatcataaatttagtttaatttctaaaattgacacaacacatcctctatattgaaaataaaaaaaaaataatagagttACAAATTATGATGTTGCAATTTATAGTTACTTTGATGCTAAAGTAATTTTACGTCAtccaactttaatttatttcaagtattcgatgattaaatttttttatttaatattaaaatttattattttatgatgctaaaatatagtgaaaataggttacataattattttaagaaaataaaaagtttgagaaatttttatgaaaaaaatacaaggacTCGTTTAGTCATttcatattaacaaaaaaaaattgggtaacCCACTACCCAACCCAAACCAAACCGAAATCAGTGGGTTTGCCCAATTCCACTCATTAATTTAACGGGTGAATATTTTACCTAACCCAAACCAGAGTACCCTGTATGGTTCGGGTcttgggtttggccaaaccTAACTCAAATCGACCCACGTACACCCTATGTGCCTTAATTCCAATTTTCGATagaatttcattcattcattttagtCTACTACTATAGCACATTGATTGTGGTGCACACGTGGGTGTTGTGCAAATATAATTACTTTCACCTGGTTAAGGCATGTGTTTGTCCATATATATCAGTTCCCTAAGTTTAAATCGATTGTATAGGAGAGGCATGATAGAtacaaaaatatacaaatagAACGACAGATATACAAGAAAggttaattgttaatttttgtcTAAAACAATAAGCAATATTTCCTAAGTAGAAATATATACATCTTTGTGACTCTGGATAGATCTAATCATTATTTCTTAATCCTCTCTTTTAATCGTAGGTCCATGACATCTGCTATCGATGAAGTCGAAAGTGGTGGCTAAATCTCACGTTCCAGTTTTGAATTTGGGAAAGATATTTGAGCTCTATCACATGCAAGCAAGCATTgttacatattcattcatttatttccTCTCATGGGTTTGAGGATCTGGAATGAACAAAGTAAAGTTTCATCGACGCACATGAGTGCACCTGCATTATTGAACTCTCCACAATAATTTGGTGCTGAAAATATTGTAACTAGTTGTCTGTCTGCGAAGAATTGGTAGCCGTCTTCAACAACCTGTATGAGTAAATTTACAATAAGTTTGTTTAGTTTATTCAATAATGgataaatgaatgaatgatcaATGTGTAGTGTAGTGGTGAATAACAAAATTAACCTGATGAGCCCGACATATAAGATCGAGATCGTTTTTCTTCAAGAACTCATCTACCGTGTCTGGTCCAAATGTGTAGGAAACGCCACGATCATTCTCTCCCCACCCTTTAACTTCTGTGTCTGGATCGGACCAAAGGAGATCACATAGGAGGCCCTGGTCTGGAACATCCAACGGCCTTTCTATAGCTTTGATTTGATTCAAACTCTCCATCTCGGGAGAAAGGCCACCGTGCATGCATAGAATTTTGTCATCAACCACTGCAGCTACAGGCAAACAATTGAAGCAATCTGTAAATACCTTCCATAGGCGAACACTGAATCTTCTCTTGCACTCATCATAAAAACCATAAATTCTGTTAATAGATGCACATTCATGGTTTCCtctaagaaggaaaaaattcTCCGGGTATTTGATCTTATATGAGAGCAAGAGGCATATTGTTTCTATACTTTGCTTTCCTCTGTCTACGTAGTCGCCTAGAAATAGGTAATTTGAATCTGGAGGAAACCCGCCATACTCAAATAGACGCAATAGGTCGGGATATTGCCCGTGTATATCACCTGAAACAACCCATCATGGAATCAAAACATTAAGCCATTCCAAATCGAATGTTTTGAACAAGGCATATTTtggcagaaaaaaaaataaaaaatattataccacAAATGTTAATTGGAGCCTCTAGTTCAAGTAAGATTGGTTGGTTGAGGAAAACTTCTTTTGCTTTGGTGCAAAGGATGCGAATTTCTGACTCCACTAATTGAATCCGCTTGCCCCTATTATTTCTTGCTTCCAAAAGCCTCTCTATTAACCCATCCAATCCTTCCATTCCACAATTCCTCTACAGCGATATAAATTTTATCTAATTCAATCAAACAATAGAGTTTTGTTCTATCATATGATAATTTTCACCTAGCTCATGCGATGATGAAGCGACAAACAAAATGACAAGTAAAGGAGGGCCAAAAAGGATGGTATGTTATGGGTTCAACGTGATATAGAAAAATGAAACATCTCTAATTTTAGGATATATATTTGGAGAATAGAGAAGCTGAATTTTGTAATATCAATTTGACTTATTTCTATGGTTGAGAATTTGAGGATCTAATAGCTACCAACGAACGTTAACCTGTCCCTCACTAAAATTAGGAATAACTTTCATTTGATTAATTATTGGATCAAAATATTTGGACACCCCATCCACCAATTTTACACTTGGGGTGGGTCCTATATCTCCAAAGTACAAAAAACAATGAGAGAGCAGAAATCAAAAGAGAGAACAAATGTATATTGGATGGATAGGATGTTgaccaatcttttttttttaattattaccaCGTTAAAACTCATTCAATCATCAAAAATTGGCATGTGCAATTCAGTTATCAAACGTTGCATATGAAAAACTAAATCAGGTATCCAATTAGGAAGAGTATCAGatctaattaaatataataaaaaaatggtcaaTACAAATTAAAGGCTCATTACTAAAAATCCGGCactttaaaatgacaaaattatccttccataaaatttaattttcaaaaagtatcttccttttttcttggttacacctTAAAATCCATCTtttcagtaggtcatgtaaactgagtttaagtgtacatacttaaactcaatttaagtaggtcatgtaaaccgagtttaagtgtacatttaaaagttcaaccttgttcaatgattctaggtaatctcagtttaagtatgtacatgtaaacttattttaagtaggtcatgtaaactaagtttaagtgtacatacttaaactcagtttaagtagatcatgtaaacttagaTTAAGTagttcatgtaaactgagtttaagtatacatacttaaactcagtttaagtaggtcatgtaaattcaatttaagtaggtcatgtaaactgagtttaagtgtacatctaaaagttcaaccttgttcaatgattatacataatatcagtttaagtatgtacatgtaaacttagcttaagtagctcatgtaaaccgagtttaagtgtacatacttaaactcagtttaagtaggttatataaactaagtttaagtagattatgtaaacttaagtttacatgaacctacttaaactgaatttaagttaacctcaacaatgtaaaattgAAACTATCGTAGagtgcagttgaacaagaagaagaaaattgaaacatgcattattgaaaaagaagaaaaaattcacttatttatatgcaatcgagtatgaatgaaagatgttttgattcactctgtaatcttccatagagattaattgatcatcaggattgtttgatcgttggtgggtgaaagagagtgaaattttagagtgacaatgaatgaaatccagattttaagaaaatttatataaaatgacaattttggtattatcaaaaactttttaaaaaaacagggtgtaaccaaaaatatattggttgtgaatagaaaaactcttcaTGTAAtgtataaaaagaagaaaaaaaaacgtgtttcacaaaattatatatagGACATTAGTGCAAGAATGCCTTCtccattcaaaataaaaagtgataATGTCTTCTTTACGTgagaaagataaaaataaatatcggcctctatattaaaattaagggaTCAAATTCAAACACTttggctttgtttgggagtttggaggataggggaggggagggttttggaaaaaaggaaggagcaagtggaagaaatagaagacattgggaggagagagctttggaggttaattttttactcataataaaaaaatctccCTCATTTGGggaaactcaaaaattgtattgggggaggGTTTTGAGGGGTTATGGagagtttatatgaattttttaaattcaatctatgttgttataatattcttaaggTCAAGTGCCTCCccagatcctttaagtttcatgtttgtttcagatatatcttttaagtttctaaggtttcaaataagtcatttaagtttcgagtttgtttcaaatattccatttaagtttctaaggtttcacataagtcatttaagtttcgagtttgtttcagataggtcatttctatcaacctccgttaagccaaagttgatttggtagaaaggacctatctgaaacaaactcgaaacttaaaggacctatctgaaaccttagaaacttaaaggacatatccaaaacaaactcgaaacttaaaggacctatttgaaaccttagaaacttaaaggacccaggAAGATATTTGAtctattcttaaaattaaaagtatattaattataagtattagtttatcattctctaaataactgttctttcaaaaaaatgtgaattttttgtctatttttctatataggattaaatatgtctttcgtccctgcaaatataggtcatttgaattttcttccctgaagttactaattcTTCCAACATGTCCctacaaatattaatcatttgacttttggtcataattaggtttttttgctGAAGTGGACTGTCATTAGCGACGTGGTGCtcatgtggcaagtgatgattgggcgaggtggtttgcttaaataggcctttcatccctgtaaatataggtcatttgaattttcgtccctgaagtcactaatcagatgtaattatgaccaaaagtcaaatgattaatatttgcaggggcatattggaaggattagtaacttcatggacgaaaattcaaatggcctatatttgcagggacgaaagacctatttaagccttctatatatttccaaccccccaaagccctcccctcccttcccttcCACACTCCCAAACAATGCCTTAATTAAAACACCACGAGGCCATCATCTTCCTTAGTTTCTCCAGCGATGGCAACAATCATGGAAATATTCAGAACTCTTCAACAAATGCAAGGAACTTATGATAGGATAATCACTTATTTACCTCTTATTCTAGAGAGTTTGAACGATTTTCAGCAAAGGCCGTTTTTTTTTTCGGTTACAAAAGGCCATTGTTTTTGTAAAGTACGGCTCTTCTCACAACATTTTATGCTCATTCCCAACACAAAATACTTATGCGTCAGTTAACTTACGCTAGgctattttgttgtgaattagcaaaaaaatattgtgagaaAGGCCGTACTCATTTTTGTACAGAATGGTTTTTCTATCTTGGTTTTTGGTTTTCTGGGTTAGGGTTTAATGGTGTAGAATTTGgtgtttggatggatgaaagttgttttgaTTGGTGGTTAAtgtttggaatgatgaatggagatagatatgaaggtttaaaggttgatgttatggaggtttagagagagaagttgaaggatgagggaagtttgtgtttgagaatgaaggaagaagaagaaagtaaaaaaattggtaaaagagggtctgggaccatggcacggccgtgccaccacaGGCACGGGatgtaacactccgttttcccaatttgattttttttgcataaatcagagtaaacaactagaacaggatgctacacttctatcaaatttaaatatagtaaagttactatttatttcaatcatctcatgtcatcaatttaaatctcaatgcagcggaaaacatttaGATTCAACATCTTgttggcacaacggcctcaacttaaacaacttatcaAAGTTCAGTTTaaacaaatcttcaacataaaatcataataaatatgtAACACATGCAAAAACAAGCAAAATccccatctcgttacgtatcagagcaaccctAAGACGACACGTGAGTCACTCACATCAACAGCTaatcttggttacctgcaagttacccacgtagaggcaacatttccaagcagaatgagtgagatttcacattcaataataataaacatataattcatcaaatgcatttaacatcatagacatcatcaattaataacattaattcttcatatagttcCAACTTCTAAACAACAACTTCAAAACatcattaacatcatattcatcatatcataaacatcatcatataacaacataaacaacaacgacaatgcgacatcGACGACTtcaacttgacaatgcaactgcaacttcttaatcatgcatgtggtactaatcagggcatcaagccctcaacatatagagtataattatactcacagggcatcaagccctcaactcatcagggcatcaagcccccaacatatagaGCACCAAatggctcacagggcatcaagccctcaactttaatgagtatgcaatgACTCAACAtccaacaacttaatcaacttCGACATCTTCAACATCTtagacaacttgacaacttagaacgacaacttgcaACTTAATAACTTTGCCAATGGCAATtgacaacaacaatatcaacttacatcataacaacatcacaacaacaacttgaatgatataaataacattatttcCATATCACACattaatcacacacacacacacatatatatatatataatcaaattattcaacaacattatCCATACTGATTCAGACTCACTGAACTACAATATAGTTATAAACAACTTTCATTCCTACCCTAACGACTAACTCAGAACATCATGTGCGACAAGATCGCAAGAACCCTAAACAAGGTTGACTGCCACTGagtagctcgcgaggcgagccactctactcgctatgACAAGTTCAGAAAACAGagcactcgctatggcgagtaagctactcgccgtggcgagctaaaACTGATAGCTCTCGGGGGTTTGATCCCATTCTTAACTTCCCTAAGTCCAAACTTAAtccaaaaacttgcctaatcatttcTAAACATTTTAAGGCAATCAACCAtctaaaacttgacccaaaacgttaattcacaaaatcatatttttctcactAGGTAACTCGATATGGCGAGAGATtcactcgcaatggcgagcgaATACTGGgtctactcgcgaggcgaggggaatTTACTCGCGAGGGTAAAAGGGTCGCGCCACTTGTTATATTTTTGCacaagatcttcaaattctttgcacaATATATTTTTGCATGAGATCTTCATATTTGCACAATATATTTTTGCATgagatcttcatatttttggcatGAATAAACTccaattttcctttcttt from Medicago truncatula cultivar Jemalong A17 chromosome 8, MtrunA17r5.0-ANR, whole genome shotgun sequence includes the following:
- the LOC11413712 gene encoding serine/threonine-protein phosphatase PP1 isozyme 1 — its product is MEGLDGLIERLLEARNNRGKRIQLVESEIRILCTKAKEVFLNQPILLELEAPINICGDIHGQYPDLLRLFEYGGFPPDSNYLFLGDYVDRGKQSIETICLLLSYKIKYPENFFLLRGNHECASINRIYGFYDECKRRFSVRLWKVFTDCFNCLPVAAVVDDKILCMHGGLSPEMESLNQIKAIERPLDVPDQGLLCDLLWSDPDTEVKGWGENDRGVSYTFGPDTVDEFLKKNDLDLICRAHQVVEDGYQFFADRQLVTIFSAPNYCGEFNNAGALMCVDETLLCSFQILKPMRGNK